The Candidatus Zixiibacteriota bacterium genome has a segment encoding these proteins:
- a CDS encoding prepilin-type N-terminal cleavage/methylation domain-containing protein has translation MIIIRKKHGFTILELLIAAILTTIVATAALSFFLRANQQCIAQDGIAEMQQNVRASVQDIIRELRMAGFNLTDTTIVPIAIDSLSGLTDTLCVNRDTFTVKYYIDHSDSLHPTLIKDVNGQANIFADEISDFNISYIGNNSVRVSLTAKSARDDDDIMGGECFERTISQVVNLRNL, from the coding sequence ATGATAATTATCAGAAAAAAACATGGTTTTACAATACTTGAACTTCTTATAGCTGCGATTCTGACAACTATTGTCGCTACTGCGGCGTTATCGTTTTTTCTAAGGGCAAATCAGCAATGTATAGCGCAGGACGGAATCGCTGAAATGCAGCAGAATGTCAGGGCATCGGTTCAAGATATCATTCGTGAATTGAGGATGGCTGGATTTAATTTAACCGATACCACAATTGTGCCAATTGCAATTGATTCTTTGAGTGGTTTGACTGATACATTGTGTGTAAACAGAGATACATTTACGGTTAAATACTATATTGATCACTCAGACAGCCTTCATCCAACTCTTATTAAAGATGTCAATGGTCAGGCAAATATTTTTGCCGATGAGATTAGCGATTTTAATATTTCGTATATTGGGAATAACTCTGTAAGGGTATCCCTAACGGCTAAATCAGCGAGAGATGATGATGATATTATGGGTGGAGAGTGCTTTGAAAGAACTATATCCCAGGTTGTAAACCTGAGAAATTTATAA
- the rlmD gene encoding 23S rRNA (uracil(1939)-C(5))-methyltransferase RlmD — MKKKDVVELHVDDLAFGGQGVAKLDGKVIFVQDGLPGDFAKVIINRIKPDYCEGRVIEIINPSPYRIKPLCQHFEICGGCRWQNFEYDKQLEYKAEQLRNNLIRIGGIENPYLEPIISAKKIYNYRNKMEYSFNRNKDGDLFLGLHYAGFFDKVFNVEKCCLQSELSSEIVVFVRDECSRLKLPAYHIRNHIGLMRFLVVREGKFTGETLVNIVTSDQFEGYEDRLLGMGNNIASKFENINSILWTINSKKANIAIRDMLPPMLKNGIINGRDFIYEKLNNYRFRISADNFFQTNSFQAQVLYDTIIEYAEFNELDKVVDLYCGTGTIAIYISNLVKSVVGVEIMASSIDDAYINAKDNGIHNVEFVAGKVEDVVKEIGAYNKMIIDPPRAGLHPKALKGIIEIKPQTIIYVSCNPSTLARDIAGLVQAGYKLSKATAVDMFPHTYHIESIAKLELK, encoded by the coding sequence TTGAAAAAAAAAGATGTTGTTGAACTTCATGTTGATGATCTTGCCTTTGGCGGGCAAGGCGTAGCCAAACTTGATGGTAAAGTCATATTCGTTCAGGATGGCCTTCCCGGCGATTTTGCCAAGGTAATAATCAACAGGATAAAACCTGATTATTGCGAGGGTAGAGTTATAGAGATTATAAACCCTTCTCCATATCGGATTAAGCCTCTCTGTCAACATTTCGAGATTTGCGGCGGCTGCCGCTGGCAAAATTTCGAGTATGATAAGCAGCTTGAATACAAAGCGGAACAATTGAGAAACAATCTTATCCGAATTGGAGGCATCGAAAATCCATATTTGGAACCGATTATCAGCGCGAAAAAAATATACAATTACCGCAATAAAATGGAGTATTCATTTAACCGAAATAAAGACGGCGATCTGTTTTTGGGACTTCACTATGCAGGCTTTTTCGATAAGGTATTCAATGTCGAAAAATGCTGCCTTCAATCCGAACTTTCAAGCGAAATAGTAGTCTTTGTCAGGGACGAATGCAGCCGCCTGAAACTCCCGGCTTATCATATCAGGAACCATATCGGTTTGATGAGGTTTTTAGTTGTCAGGGAGGGTAAATTTACCGGCGAAACTCTGGTAAATATCGTAACCAGCGACCAGTTTGAGGGATATGAGGATAGGCTTTTGGGAATGGGAAATAATATCGCCTCAAAATTTGAAAATATCAACAGCATCCTCTGGACAATCAACAGTAAAAAAGCCAACATCGCCATAAGGGATATGCTGCCGCCCATGTTGAAAAACGGAATAATTAACGGGCGTGATTTTATTTATGAAAAGCTGAATAATTATCGTTTTCGCATATCAGCCGATAATTTTTTCCAGACTAATTCTTTTCAGGCTCAGGTATTATATGATACCATAATCGAATATGCCGAGTTTAACGAGCTTGATAAGGTAGTCGATCTTTATTGCGGAACCGGGACAATAGCTATATATATTTCAAACCTGGTCAAATCTGTAGTTGGTGTCGAAATAATGGCTTCATCAATTGACGACGCCTATATCAATGCGAAAGATAATGGCATACATAACGTTGAGTTCGTTGCCGGCAAAGTCGAGGATGTTGTCAAAGAGATTGGCGCTTATAATAAAATGATTATAGACCCGCCGCGGGCAGGATTACATCCGAAAGCGCTTAAGGGGATTATCGAAATTAAGCCGCAAACAATAATCTATGTCTCATGTAATCCATCAACACTGGCAAGAGATATTGCCGGTCTTGTTCAGGCTGGCTACAAACTTAGCAAAGCGACAGCAGTGGACATGTTTCCACATACATATCATATCGAGTCAATAGCAAAATTGGAACTAAAGTAA
- a CDS encoding prepilin-type N-terminal cleavage/methylation domain-containing protein, which yields MVKLINSNKGISLIEVVMAMLIVAIGILGLAPLMAITMDANSFSRSVSTANSLAQDKIESMRTVPSFSPLPFVESDLNVNNKFDIYTTIDGTASDASVPSGVYRIHVDIRWVDQNNLPRSLEYWTYRTK from the coding sequence ATGGTAAAGTTAATAAATTCAAACAAAGGAATAAGCCTGATAGAGGTAGTTATGGCTATGTTGATAGTTGCCATTGGCATACTAGGATTGGCGCCTTTAATGGCTATTACTATGGATGCCAATTCGTTTTCCCGAAGTGTATCTACGGCTAATAGCCTCGCTCAGGACAAAATTGAGTCGATGCGAACAGTGCCGAGTTTTTCGCCATTACCGTTTGTTGAAAGCGATTTAAATGTAAATAATAAATTTGATATCTACACAACAATAGACGGTACGGCATCGGATGCATCAGTGCCAAGTGGAGTCTATCGAATCCACGTAGATATTCGATGGGTTGATCAAAACAATTTGCCGAGATCACTGGAATATTGGACATATAGAACTAAATAG
- a CDS encoding metallophosphoesterase, with amino-acid sequence MKIIHTSDIRLGAHFVGLKLAGDKLRAGIKSTFSKIIDYTVNEKADLLIIAGNLFDSYDVSRNLQDYIAGELSRLNDIPIVILPGAKNNLADNSFWKSWNSLNLLKNVHTITDTKKPYINISHLDCTVYGFPKNSAKDANALSQPIIKQNTKYHIGVMCCPPDEVKAVISKTGLDFDYVALGSNYSFSDFTQFDINAAYSGSPEQLDFNQEDAGNIACVEIGSQNKAIVKKVNVGVYKWQTMEIDAKEISSNDDLINKLKPLANTDTLLKVKLTGLALFESSLIPVYVQQLIENEFLYLDIIDDMKVLPENISEVKVSEKTILGQYIKYMAQEINKGDESRKNQLEKSLKVGYMLLQGREPW; translated from the coding sequence ATGAAGATAATTCATACATCTGATATTAGGCTTGGCGCGCATTTTGTCGGCTTAAAACTTGCCGGAGATAAACTTCGAGCCGGGATTAAATCGACTTTTTCTAAAATCATTGATTACACTGTCAATGAAAAGGCGGACTTGCTTATAATCGCCGGCAATCTATTTGATAGTTATGACGTATCAAGGAATTTGCAGGACTACATCGCCGGTGAATTAAGCAGGCTGAATGACATACCCATTGTAATATTACCGGGCGCAAAAAATAATCTTGCCGATAATTCATTTTGGAAAAGTTGGAATAGCCTAAATTTATTAAAAAATGTACACACTATTACTGATACAAAAAAACCATATATAAACATAAGCCATCTGGATTGCACTGTGTATGGATTCCCTAAAAATTCTGCTAAAGACGCAAATGCACTTTCCCAACCAATTATCAAACAAAACACTAAATATCATATTGGGGTAATGTGTTGTCCGCCAGATGAAGTAAAAGCAGTAATAAGCAAAACCGGCCTGGATTTTGATTATGTCGCCCTGGGCAGCAATTACTCCTTTAGTGATTTTACGCAATTCGACATCAATGCGGCCTACAGTGGTTCGCCGGAGCAGCTTGATTTCAACCAAGAAGACGCCGGCAATATAGCCTGCGTTGAAATCGGTTCCCAAAACAAAGCAATTGTTAAAAAAGTTAATGTTGGTGTTTATAAATGGCAAACGATGGAAATTGACGCCAAAGAAATTTCAAGCAATGATGATTTAATTAACAAATTAAAGCCATTAGCAAATACCGATACTCTGCTTAAAGTAAAACTTACCGGTTTGGCGCTTTTTGAGTCATCGCTGATACCTGTATATGTTCAGCAGTTAATAGAAAATGAATTTTTGTATCTTGATATTATTGATGATATGAAAGTATTGCCTGAAAATATTTCTGAGGTTAAAGTATCGGAAAAAACGATTTTAGGTCAGTATATCAAGTATATGGCGCAAGAAATTAATAAGGGCGACGAAAGCCGCAAAAACCAGCTTGAAAAATCTCTAAAAGTCGGTTATATGCTCCTTCAAGGAAGGGAGCCGTGGTAA
- a CDS encoding DUF885 domain-containing protein — protein MYKFLLLTVAFLLTVLMSSTIAGQTEELEKLSQDYIDVRSSFYPVWATSVGIFDYDSLLTDYSSERVFQYRNNISKIMQELRQINIKKLKGDDYINYKLLLSNIRYDEFILVKFPFYQHSTALYLNEVLNSLYYLLIDNSRTDEEKAPFLLARMKQIPYFFEQRWEHQPLMDKIFYEIVLESTDGGIELIEETAKLLFEVVPDSSRRIARYKKEAISNLKNLKMFCAVEIQYAPEKHFIGKENLDYLLKNIYFLDIDSDSLMNLGWYWYNKANAAMDSIQAIIDSKQPADDKEIPFDNSLTKDDIFQYYQREINETANFFKNHDIVSIPENIGKCIPVEMPAFMRSMHRGIAYQPPAPFSSDQTGYFYVRPIPTLDSAAIAKYSNIIQNKRFKSSVVHEAFPGHHLQLSIANNNLSPLRKIQDNTMMSEGWALYCEQMATEQGLFDNENLDERWLGVYSGIRFRAVQMIVDCSLADSSMTPDSALVFMNNMLGENTDYFTSEIKRYCAYPTQALSCLTGKLIILDILEKARKKEGSSFSLKAFHDRLLAEGTIPPSLIAKKMSLKK, from the coding sequence GTGTATAAGTTCTTACTTTTAACTGTTGCGTTTTTATTAACTGTATTGATGTCATCAACAATTGCCGGTCAAACCGAAGAATTGGAAAAATTGAGTCAGGATTATATCGATGTCAGAAGCAGCTTCTACCCCGTATGGGCTACAAGCGTTGGCATATTCGATTATGATTCCCTGCTTACGGATTATTCCTCAGAAAGGGTTTTTCAATACCGAAATAATATTTCCAAAATAATGCAGGAACTTCGGCAGATAAATATTAAGAAATTGAAAGGCGATGATTATATTAATTACAAGCTTCTGCTTTCCAATATTAGATACGATGAATTTATATTGGTGAAATTTCCATTTTATCAACATTCGACAGCTTTGTACCTTAATGAAGTGTTAAATTCCTTATACTATCTTCTGATTGACAATTCAAGGACTGACGAAGAAAAAGCGCCGTTTCTATTGGCCAGGATGAAACAAATCCCATATTTTTTTGAACAAAGGTGGGAACATCAACCCCTGATGGACAAGATATTTTATGAAATCGTCCTCGAATCGACTGATGGGGGGATTGAATTAATTGAAGAAACTGCAAAACTATTATTTGAGGTAGTGCCAGACAGCTCCCGAAGAATTGCCAGGTACAAAAAAGAAGCGATATCAAACCTTAAGAATCTCAAAATGTTTTGTGCTGTTGAAATTCAATATGCTCCTGAAAAGCATTTTATTGGCAAGGAAAACCTCGATTATCTTCTGAAAAATATCTATTTCCTTGATATCGATTCCGATTCCTTAATGAATCTTGGCTGGTACTGGTATAATAAAGCCAATGCCGCCATGGATTCAATTCAGGCAATAATCGACTCTAAACAGCCAGCCGATGATAAGGAAATCCCATTTGATAATTCGCTTACAAAGGATGACATATTCCAGTATTACCAGCGCGAAATTAACGAAACTGCCAATTTTTTCAAAAACCATGATATTGTTTCCATACCTGAAAACATCGGCAAATGTATTCCCGTTGAGATGCCTGCCTTCATGCGGTCAATGCATCGCGGGATAGCCTATCAACCGCCGGCTCCATTCAGCAGCGACCAAACCGGTTATTTCTATGTAAGGCCAATTCCCACATTGGATTCCGCAGCGATTGCCAAGTACAGCAATATTATTCAAAATAAACGCTTCAAAAGCTCTGTCGTTCACGAGGCTTTCCCTGGTCATCACCTTCAATTGAGCATTGCCAATAATAACCTTTCGCCATTACGTAAAATTCAGGATAATACCATGATGTCTGAAGGCTGGGCGCTATATTGCGAACAAATGGCGACCGAGCAAGGTCTGTTTGATAATGAAAATCTTGATGAACGCTGGCTGGGCGTTTATAGCGGCATCCGTTTCCGGGCAGTTCAGATGATAGTTGACTGTTCGCTGGCAGACAGTTCGATGACTCCCGATTCGGCGCTTGTGTTTATGAATAATATGCTTGGTGAAAACACCGATTATTTTACTTCCGAAATAAAGCGATATTGTGCTTATCCTACCCAGGCTTTAAGCTGCTTGACAGGCAAATTAATAATCCTTGATATACTTGAAAAGGCTCGCAAAAAAGAAGGCAGTTCGTTCTCATTGAAAGCGTTCCATGATAGGCTGCTGGCGGAGGGAACTATTCCTCCTTCATTAATAGCGAAAAAAATGAGCTTAAAAAAATAA